The Oxalobacteraceae bacterium OTU3CINTB1 genome includes a window with the following:
- a CDS encoding patatin-like phospholipase family protein, translating to MGIQKKTGLILTGGGARAAYQVGVLQAISEILWEAGWPPARNPFDIICGTSAGAINATALACRADNFGEGVQKLLDVWQHIEVEQVYRADSLGVIRSGARWLSLLSFGWLLRKWRAAPPASLLDNTPLVGLLHRMLDLPRLDAALSEGLLHALAVTASSYTAGNHLTFYQTAADIAPWIRMQRVALQDQIGVEHLLASSAIPFIFPATPLYMGGHREYCGDGSMRQLAPISPAIHLGASKVLVVGAGRLTEPTRSAAEKSSARYPSLAQIAGHAMSSIFLDSLAVDIERLERVNKTLSMLPPELLEQTPLKPVKLLVIAPSERLDDIASRHIASLPAPIRTMLSGIGATETRGAALASYLLFESTYTCELIRLGQRDTQARKEDVLAFFES from the coding sequence ATGGGAATTCAAAAGAAAACAGGCTTGATCCTGACGGGAGGCGGCGCCCGCGCGGCCTACCAGGTCGGCGTTCTACAGGCGATCTCGGAGATACTATGGGAGGCGGGCTGGCCTCCGGCGCGTAATCCTTTCGACATCATTTGCGGCACCTCGGCCGGCGCGATCAACGCCACCGCGCTGGCCTGCCGCGCCGATAACTTCGGCGAGGGCGTGCAAAAACTGCTCGACGTCTGGCAGCATATCGAGGTCGAACAGGTCTACCGCGCCGATTCGCTGGGCGTGATCCGCTCCGGCGCGCGCTGGCTGTCGTTGCTGTCGTTCGGCTGGCTGCTGCGCAAATGGCGCGCCGCGCCGCCGGCGTCCCTGCTCGACAACACGCCGCTGGTCGGCCTGCTGCACCGCATGCTCGACCTGCCGCGCCTCGACGCGGCGCTGTCCGAGGGCCTGCTGCACGCGCTGGCCGTCACCGCCTCGTCCTACACCGCCGGCAACCACCTGACGTTCTACCAGACCGCCGCCGACATCGCGCCGTGGATACGCATGCAGCGCGTGGCGCTGCAGGACCAGATCGGCGTCGAGCACCTGCTGGCGTCGTCGGCGATCCCGTTCATCTTCCCGGCCACGCCGCTGTACATGGGCGGCCACCGCGAGTATTGCGGCGACGGCTCGATGCGCCAGCTGGCGCCGATCTCGCCGGCGATCCACCTCGGCGCCAGCAAGGTGCTGGTGGTGGGGGCGGGGCGCCTGACCGAGCCGACGCGCAGCGCCGCCGAAAAAAGTTCGGCGCGCTATCCCAGCCTGGCGCAGATCGCCGGCCACGCGATGTCGTCGATCTTCCTCGATTCGCTGGCGGTCGACATCGAGCGCCTCGAGCGCGTCAACAAGACCTTGTCGATGCTGCCGCCGGAGCTGCTCGAACAAACTCCCCTCAAGCCGGTCAAGCTGCTGGTGATCGCGCCTTCCGAACGGCTCGACGATATCGCCAGCCGCCATATCGCCAGTTTGCCGGCGCCGATACGCACCATGTTGTCGGGAATCGGCGCGACCGAAACGCGCGGCGCCGCATTGGCCTCGTATTTATTGTTCGAATCGACTTATACTTGCGAGTTGATCCGCCTCGGTCAGCGCGACACCCAGGCGCGTAAAGAGGACGTGCTGGCCTTCTTTGAATCCTGA
- the ggt gene encoding gamma-glutamyltransferase, which yields MIRLKTLARSAALAIPLLAVLHAPVYAQRATPDAAPEIATGYAEKAGKSSQKFMVAAANPLATQAGYQMLKQGGSAIDAAVATQLVLTLVEPQSSGIGGGSFMLYSDGKRVQSYDGRETAPASADEHLFQDADGKAVSREIGVIGGRSVGAPGVLRMLELAHKQHGKLPWKTLFAPAIKLAEEGFAVSPRLNALISYDRYLARDPVAKKYFFDDDGKPRPVGYLLKNPELARTLREIAAGGADAFYKGRIARDIAAKVASHPTNPGKLTAADIAGYQAKERAPVCSDYKAWTVCGAPPPSSGGIAIAQMLGILEVKDISPYKPVDGMPTAEAIHLFSEAGRLAYADRNRYVADTDFVPLPGKGVSAMLDKAYLSQRASLIGERSMGRANYGTPATMQVAWGADTAIDKPSTSHFVAVDAFGGGLSMTTSVEDAFGARQMVDGFMLNNQLTDFSFDSQDADGPIANRVQAGKRPRSAMSPTLVFDKGTHRLVLATGSPGGSAIINYVAKVLVGTLDWKLDVQQAISLPNMGSRNGPTEIEAKRVAPAVIEELKARGHQVREGDQNSGLQGIQRRVVDGKAQWFGGADPRREGIVLGD from the coding sequence ATGATTCGTTTGAAGACACTGGCGCGCAGCGCCGCACTGGCCATACCTTTGCTGGCCGTTTTGCACGCGCCGGTTTACGCGCAACGCGCGACGCCGGACGCGGCGCCGGAAATCGCCACCGGCTACGCTGAGAAGGCCGGCAAGTCCTCGCAAAAATTCATGGTCGCCGCGGCCAACCCGCTGGCCACGCAGGCCGGCTACCAGATGCTGAAGCAGGGCGGTTCGGCGATCGACGCGGCCGTCGCCACCCAGCTGGTACTGACACTGGTCGAGCCGCAATCGTCCGGCATCGGCGGCGGCTCCTTCATGCTTTACTCGGACGGCAAACGGGTGCAGTCGTATGACGGCCGCGAAACCGCGCCCGCGTCGGCCGACGAACACCTGTTCCAGGACGCCGACGGCAAGGCTGTCTCGCGCGAGATCGGCGTGATCGGCGGCCGTTCGGTGGGCGCGCCCGGCGTGCTGCGCATGCTGGAGCTGGCGCACAAGCAGCATGGCAAGCTGCCGTGGAAAACCCTGTTCGCGCCGGCCATCAAGCTGGCCGAGGAGGGCTTCGCCGTCAGCCCGCGCCTGAACGCGCTGATTTCCTACGACCGCTACCTCGCCCGCGATCCGGTCGCCAAAAAATACTTCTTCGACGACGACGGCAAGCCGCGCCCCGTCGGCTACCTTCTGAAAAACCCGGAACTGGCGCGCACCCTGCGCGAGATCGCCGCCGGCGGCGCCGACGCCTTTTACAAAGGCCGCATCGCGCGCGACATCGCCGCCAAGGTGGCCTCGCATCCGACCAATCCGGGCAAGCTGACCGCCGCCGACATCGCCGGTTACCAGGCCAAGGAGCGCGCGCCGGTCTGCAGCGACTACAAGGCGTGGACCGTGTGCGGCGCGCCGCCGCCGTCGTCCGGCGGCATCGCCATCGCCCAGATGCTGGGCATCCTGGAGGTCAAGGACATCAGCCCGTACAAACCGGTCGACGGCATGCCGACCGCCGAAGCCATCCACCTGTTCTCGGAAGCGGGCAGGCTGGCCTATGCGGACCGCAACCGCTACGTGGCCGACACCGATTTCGTGCCGCTGCCGGGCAAGGGCGTCAGCGCCATGCTGGACAAGGCCTACCTGTCGCAGCGCGCGTCGCTGATCGGCGAGCGCTCGATGGGCCGCGCCAACTACGGCACGCCGGCCACCATGCAGGTGGCGTGGGGCGCCGACACCGCGATCGACAAGCCATCGACGTCGCACTTCGTGGCGGTCGACGCCTTCGGCGGCGGGCTGTCGATGACCACCTCGGTCGAAGACGCCTTTGGCGCACGCCAGATGGTCGACGGTTTCATGCTCAATAACCAGCTGACCGACTTCTCGTTCGATTCGCAGGACGCCGACGGCCCGATCGCCAACCGGGTGCAGGCCGGCAAACGCCCGCGCAGCGCGATGTCGCCGACCCTGGTGTTCGACAAAGGCACGCACCGGCTGGTGCTGGCCACCGGTTCGCCCGGCGGCTCGGCCATCATCAATTACGTGGCCAAGGTGCTGGTCGGGACGCTGGACTGGAAGCTCGACGTGCAGCAGGCCATCAGCCTGCCGAACATGGGCAGCCGCAACGGACCCACCGAGATCGAGGCGAAGCGGGTGGCGCCGGCGGTGATCGAGGAGCTCAAGGCGCGCGGCCATCAGGTGCGCGAGGGGGATCAAAACTCGGGCCTGCAGGGCATCCAGCGCCGCGTCGTCGACGGCAAGGCGCAGTGGTTCGGCGGCGCCGATCCGCGCCGCGAGGGGATTGTGCTGGGGGATTGA
- a CDS encoding ATP-binding protein — translation MAAAWAGAPPRTLRFEQLGVENGLAQESVLAIAQDTQGFIWLGTQAGLTRFDGYRTVTYKSAVSDPNSLVDNWVRVLHVDGTGRMWVGTDGGLDLFDPATRRFTHFAPQEPGQRGNGNRHVRAIVDDGLGGLWVGSADGLHHFNPSTRRFTSWHHDAADAGSLANDQVNALARDAAGRLWVATATGLDMLAPGAAHFRHYTMDAGGDSRFNAVLSLQVDSAQTLWIGTMGGLEQWRLLGVEPQRRRLGAREGINPGVSVTTLYEDVENQIWVGTQADGLFRWLPAENRLTQYRHQFSDSHSVADNQISALFRDRVGTFWVGTWNDGVSRVDMGSGGFARIVRQSDMLNSVSDNKVRAIVAEGGAKLWLGSGGGLNLYDPVTGESRVWRHDPRDPNSLSDDQVTALLREKNGNLWIGGRAGVNYLNPATGAIRAVSFMSADVGSDTVRNIVADRGGMLWVASRGGLHRLDPRTMDVRTFRHNPADGNSLADNVVRPILEDRRGQLWVGTFNGLDLLDRKTGRFRHFRRDAGDPSSLSHDEVHCLYEDARGTIWVGTAAGLNRMDVASDGSIRFRRYLRKDGIADDAIASILPDNAGNLWLSTNSGLSRLNIDSGLVRNYSGADGTIEGAYFDGAALRTPDGTLYFGGFNGITAFSPGDVRENSVAPTVAITDFQIFNKSLKAGQGDHPKVLTTAIEHTSALTLSENDSVFSLEFAALHYAAPQRNRFAYQLQGFDEDWVVTDATKRFATYTNLDPGTYTFRVKAANKDGIWNDNAATLAITILPPFWKTWWFRSVIAFLLLSAAYAAYHARVRSLRRQQQRLEQLVGSRTAEVEHKNLLLQQQKQELELRRLEAEAQRAEAEQRRLDTERQKKEVELQKENVEQAHRNISVLSELGRELSATLDMETSMLTLYRHVHHLMSAQIFGIGFVREDDGVIDFPFAIEGGVRTRPYQRRLDDPNQLAVWCVTHRQPIFINDMRAEYRDYMDDSGLESVMLCVREDGVQLAAAQSTLYAPLIAGDRVVGLICVQSTQKDSYQRVHMDILQTLASHAVAGLENARAYQQLEEALQTLRQTQDQLLLQEKQVRLHTEELALANRALQDNDERLRLAKRKAEDATRQKSEFLANMSHEMRTPLAGVIGMLNFALRDGRLQDGTREQILRGQANAQSLLSIINDLLDFSKIEAGKLTIENIDFSLSAAVQNVVGLFEEQAAAHSVGFRLEFGDGLPQFVVGDPTRLRQVLVNLVGNAFKFTQHGSVMMRIERLPDDAHGNRDAWAGRKGTVNRIRFSVADTGIGIEADAIPRLFQQFEQADASTTRRYGGTGLGLAICRQLVELMGGSISAVSTPGRGSVFSFELPLANGVPPPLVPHVPREPHSHQLKVLCAEDFPTNQIIIRMMLEDLGHKVDIAANGVLAVKACALTRYDLILMDGRMPEMDGASATRLIRSGGTEASPVRDQELMIIALTANASEEDRSRYLAAGMDDFLTKPIDEDKLHFQLSRAIERQLQRGVSLPRMEPRRHPAIGTTELDAMFGVEPAASEPARLAQHSGAGGDLKARLRNAFNQDAPLRLAELEQALAGGDGDTASRLLHGMKGSAGYLEEQELQALCGELELCADHADWRRIADAMPKLRILLEQAGATSTL, via the coding sequence ATGGCCGCCGCATGGGCCGGCGCGCCGCCGCGCACCCTGCGTTTCGAGCAGCTCGGCGTCGAGAACGGGCTGGCGCAGGAATCGGTGCTGGCCATCGCCCAGGACACGCAGGGCTTCATCTGGCTCGGCACCCAGGCCGGCCTGACCCGCTTCGACGGCTACCGCACCGTCACCTACAAGAGCGCCGTCTCCGACCCCAATAGCCTGGTCGACAACTGGGTGCGGGTGCTGCACGTCGACGGCACCGGCCGCATGTGGGTGGGCACCGACGGCGGCCTGGATCTGTTCGATCCGGCCACGCGCCGTTTCACCCATTTCGCGCCGCAGGAACCGGGGCAGCGCGGCAACGGCAACCGCCACGTGCGCGCCATCGTCGACGATGGCCTGGGCGGCCTGTGGGTGGGCAGCGCCGACGGCCTGCACCACTTCAACCCCTCCACCAGGCGCTTTACCAGCTGGCACCACGACGCGGCCGATGCGGGCAGCCTGGCCAACGACCAGGTCAACGCGCTGGCGCGCGACGCCGCCGGGCGGCTGTGGGTGGCCACCGCCACCGGCCTCGATATGCTGGCGCCGGGCGCGGCGCACTTCCGCCACTACACGATGGACGCCGGCGGCGACAGCCGCTTTAACGCCGTGCTGTCGCTGCAGGTCGACAGCGCGCAGACGCTGTGGATCGGCACCATGGGCGGACTGGAACAATGGCGCCTGCTCGGGGTCGAGCCGCAGCGCCGCCGGCTGGGCGCGCGCGAAGGCATCAACCCCGGGGTCAGCGTCACCACCTTGTACGAGGATGTCGAAAACCAGATCTGGGTCGGCACCCAGGCCGACGGCTTGTTCCGCTGGCTGCCGGCGGAGAACCGGCTGACGCAGTACCGCCACCAGTTCAGCGACAGCCACAGCGTGGCGGACAACCAGATATCGGCCTTGTTCCGCGACCGCGTCGGCACCTTCTGGGTCGGCACCTGGAACGATGGCGTCAGTCGCGTCGACATGGGCAGCGGCGGTTTCGCGCGCATCGTGCGCCAGTCCGACATGCTCAACTCCGTGTCCGACAACAAGGTGCGGGCGATCGTCGCCGAGGGCGGCGCCAAGCTGTGGCTGGGCAGCGGCGGCGGCTTGAACCTGTACGATCCCGTCACCGGCGAGAGCCGGGTGTGGCGCCACGATCCGCGCGACCCCAATAGCCTGAGCGACGACCAGGTCACCGCGCTGCTGCGCGAAAAAAACGGCAACCTGTGGATCGGCGGACGGGCCGGCGTCAACTACCTCAATCCGGCCACCGGCGCGATCCGCGCGGTGTCGTTCATGAGCGCGGACGTCGGCAGCGACACGGTGCGCAACATCGTCGCCGACCGCGGCGGCATGCTGTGGGTCGCGAGCCGGGGCGGCCTGCACCGGCTCGATCCACGCACCATGGACGTGCGCACCTTCCGCCACAACCCGGCCGACGGAAACAGCCTGGCCGACAACGTGGTGCGGCCGATCCTGGAGGACCGCCGCGGCCAGCTATGGGTGGGCACCTTCAACGGCCTCGATCTGCTGGACCGCAAGACGGGGCGCTTCCGCCACTTCCGCCGCGACGCCGGCGATCCGTCCAGCCTCAGTCACGACGAGGTGCACTGCCTGTACGAGGACGCGCGCGGCACGATCTGGGTCGGCACGGCGGCGGGCCTGAACCGGATGGACGTGGCCTCGGACGGCAGCATCCGCTTTCGGCGCTACCTGCGCAAGGACGGCATCGCCGACGACGCCATCGCCTCCATCCTGCCCGACAACGCCGGCAACCTTTGGCTGAGCACCAACAGCGGCTTGTCGCGGCTGAACATCGATTCTGGCCTGGTGCGCAATTACAGCGGCGCCGACGGCACCATCGAGGGCGCCTACTTCGACGGCGCCGCGCTGCGCACGCCGGACGGCACGCTGTACTTCGGCGGCTTTAACGGCATCACGGCCTTTTCGCCCGGGGACGTGCGCGAAAACAGCGTGGCGCCGACGGTGGCGATCACCGACTTCCAGATCTTTAACAAGTCGCTCAAAGCCGGGCAGGGCGACCATCCGAAGGTGCTGACAACCGCCATCGAGCACACCAGCGCGCTGACCCTGAGCGAGAACGATTCGGTGTTCTCGCTGGAGTTCGCGGCGCTGCACTATGCCGCGCCCCAGCGCAACCGCTTCGCCTATCAGCTGCAAGGCTTCGACGAGGACTGGGTGGTGACCGACGCCACCAAGCGCTTCGCCACCTACACCAATCTCGATCCGGGCACCTACACCTTCCGCGTCAAGGCCGCCAACAAGGACGGCATCTGGAACGACAACGCGGCCACGCTGGCAATCACCATCCTGCCGCCGTTCTGGAAAACCTGGTGGTTCCGCAGCGTGATCGCGTTCCTGTTGCTGAGCGCCGCCTACGCGGCCTACCACGCGCGCGTGCGCAGCCTGCGCCGCCAGCAGCAGCGGCTCGAGCAGCTGGTCGGCTCGCGCACGGCGGAAGTCGAGCATAAGAACCTGCTGCTGCAGCAGCAGAAGCAGGAGCTGGAGCTGCGCCGGCTGGAGGCCGAAGCCCAGCGCGCCGAGGCCGAACAGCGCCGCCTCGACACCGAACGGCAGAAGAAGGAAGTCGAGCTGCAGAAGGAAAACGTCGAGCAGGCGCACCGCAACATCTCGGTGCTGAGCGAGCTGGGTCGGGAGTTGAGCGCCACCCTGGACATGGAAACGTCGATGCTGACGCTGTACCGCCACGTGCATCATCTGATGAGCGCCCAGATCTTCGGCATCGGCTTCGTGCGCGAGGACGACGGCGTGATCGATTTCCCGTTCGCGATCGAGGGCGGCGTGCGCACGCGGCCCTACCAGCGGCGGCTCGATGATCCGAACCAGCTGGCAGTGTGGTGCGTCACCCACCGCCAGCCGATTTTCATCAACGACATGCGCGCCGAGTACCGCGACTACATGGACGATTCCGGACTGGAGTCGGTGATGCTGTGCGTGCGCGAGGATGGCGTGCAGCTGGCCGCCGCGCAGTCCACCTTGTACGCGCCGCTGATCGCCGGCGACAGGGTGGTCGGCCTGATTTGCGTACAGAGCACGCAAAAGGACAGCTACCAGCGGGTGCACATGGACATCCTGCAGACGCTGGCGTCGCACGCGGTGGCGGGGCTGGAAAACGCGCGCGCCTACCAGCAGCTGGAGGAAGCGCTGCAGACGTTGCGCCAGACCCAGGACCAGCTGCTGCTGCAGGAAAAGCAGGTGCGCCTGCACACCGAGGAGCTGGCGCTGGCCAACCGCGCCTTGCAGGACAACGACGAGCGCCTGCGCCTGGCCAAGCGGAAGGCGGAGGACGCGACCCGGCAGAAATCCGAGTTCCTGGCCAATATGAGCCACGAGATGCGCACCCCGCTGGCCGGCGTTATCGGCATGCTGAACTTCGCGCTGCGCGACGGCCGGCTGCAGGACGGCACCCGCGAGCAGATCCTGCGCGGCCAGGCCAATGCGCAGTCGCTGCTGTCGATCATCAACGACCTGCTGGACTTCTCCAAGATCGAGGCGGGCAAGCTGACCATCGAGAACATCGACTTCTCGCTGTCGGCGGCGGTGCAGAACGTGGTCGGCCTGTTCGAGGAGCAGGCGGCGGCGCACAGCGTCGGCTTCCGCCTGGAGTTCGGCGACGGCCTGCCGCAGTTCGTCGTCGGCGATCCGACGCGGCTGCGCCAGGTGCTGGTCAACCTGGTCGGCAACGCCTTCAAGTTCACCCAGCACGGGTCGGTCATGATGCGCATCGAGCGCCTGCCCGACGATGCGCACGGAAACCGGGATGCGTGGGCCGGCCGCAAGGGGACGGTCAACCGCATTCGCTTCTCGGTCGCCGACACCGGCATCGGCATCGAGGCCGATGCCATCCCGCGCCTGTTCCAGCAGTTCGAGCAGGCCGACGCCTCCACCACCCGCCGCTACGGCGGCACCGGCCTTGGGCTGGCGATCTGCCGCCAACTGGTGGAGCTGATGGGCGGCAGCATCAGCGCCGTCAGCACGCCGGGGCGGGGCAGCGTGTTTTCGTTCGAGCTGCCGCTGGCGAACGGCGTGCCGCCGCCGCTGGTGCCGCATGTGCCGCGCGAGCCGCACAGCCACCAGCTCAAGGTGCTGTGCGCCGAGGACTTCCCCACCAACCAGATCATCATCCGCATGATGCTCGAGGACCTGGGGCACAAGGTGGACATCGCCGCCAACGGCGTGCTGGCGGTCAAGGCCTGTGCGCTGACCCGCTACGATTTGATCCTGATGGACGGCCGCATGCCGGAGATGGACGGCGCCAGCGCCACGCGGCTGATCCGCTCGGGCGGCACCGAAGCGTCGCCGGTGCGCGACCAGGAGCTGATGATCATCGCGCTGACCGCCAACGCCAGCGAGGAGGACCGCAGCCGCTACCTGGCCGCCGGCATGGACGATTTCCTCACCAAGCCGATCGACGAGGACAAGCTGCACTTCCAGCTGAGCCGCGCGATCGAGCGCCAGCTGCAGCGCGGCGTGAGCCTGCCGCGCATGGAGCCGCGCCGCCATCCCGCCATCGGCACGACGGAACTGGATGCGATGTTCGGCGTCGAGCCGGCCGCCTCGGAGCCGGCCAGGCTGGCGCAGCACAGCGGCGCCGGCGGCGATCTGAAAGCGCGCCTGCGCAACGCCTTCAACCAGGACGCGCCGCTGCGCCTGGCGGAGCTGGAGCAGGCCTTGGCCGGCGGCGACGGCGACACCGCCAGCCGCCTGCTGCACGGCATGAAGGGCAGCGCCGGCTATCTGGAGGAGCAGGAGCTGCAGGCCCTGTGCGGCGAACTGGAACTGTGCGCCGACCATGCCGACTGGCGGCGCATCGCCGATGCCATGCCGAAGCTGCGCATACTGCTGGAACAGGCGGGAGCGACTAGCACCCTGTAA
- a CDS encoding SDR family NAD(P)-dependent oxidoreductase: protein MQIQDNVFLITGGASGLGAATARMIVEAGGKVVLADVQAEPGQALAAELGGVFVQTDVTAEADAVRAVAAAVALGTLRGLVNCAGIAPAAKTVGKDGAHPLELFQRTININLVGTFNMARLAAEAMARNAAIDTGERGVIINTASVAAFDGQMGQAAYASSKAAVAGLTLPMARDLARSGIRVMAIAPGIFETPMLMGMPAEVRDALGAMVPFPPRLGKPHEYAHLAKAIIENTMLNGETIRLDGAIRMQAK, encoded by the coding sequence ATGCAGATCCAGGACAATGTATTCCTCATCACCGGCGGCGCCTCCGGACTGGGCGCGGCGACGGCGCGCATGATCGTCGAGGCCGGCGGCAAGGTCGTGCTGGCCGATGTGCAGGCCGAGCCCGGCCAAGCGTTGGCGGCCGAACTGGGTGGCGTCTTCGTCCAGACCGACGTGACCGCCGAGGCCGATGCGGTCCGCGCGGTCGCGGCGGCCGTGGCGCTGGGCACCTTGCGCGGCCTGGTCAACTGCGCCGGCATCGCGCCGGCCGCCAAGACCGTCGGCAAGGACGGCGCCCATCCGCTCGAACTGTTCCAGCGCACCATCAATATCAACCTGGTCGGCACCTTCAACATGGCGCGTCTGGCGGCCGAGGCGATGGCCAGGAACGCCGCCATCGATACCGGCGAGCGCGGCGTCATCATCAATACCGCCTCGGTGGCGGCCTTCGACGGCCAGATGGGGCAGGCCGCCTACGCGTCGTCCAAAGCCGCCGTCGCCGGATTGACCCTGCCGATGGCGCGCGACCTGGCCCGCAGCGGCATCCGCGTGATGGCCATCGCGCCGGGCATCTTCGAGACGCCGATGTTGATGGGCATGCCCGCCGAGGTGCGCGACGCGCTCGGCGCCATGGTGCCGTTCCCGCCGCGCCTTGGGAAGCCGCATGAATACGCCCATCTGGCCAAGGCCATCATCGAGAATACGATGCTGAACGGCGAGACCATCCGCCTCGACGGCGCTATCCGCATGCAAGCCAAGTAA
- a CDS encoding response regulator, with the protein MKVLVVDDDVVSRMVLMHLIDSCGKFDIVEAEDGADAWRQLRDGLRPAICFCDLRMPNMSGMELLQHVKGDADLKGMPFVLVTSASDKDTLQEATQAGAAGYIVKPFQAEQVRVHLAGFLDQAASGSGHQAEDPVETLRRLGINAERLLVYLSGFHNQLAAAGGDLEALLAGGGQHEAQARIDRLHAGCVTLGLDGAAAALKGFAPGRLSNEAVQAVLSDVIRAVDQQAESVRKSTSA; encoded by the coding sequence ATGAAAGTTCTGGTGGTCGACGACGACGTCGTCTCGCGCATGGTGTTGATGCATTTGATCGACAGCTGCGGCAAGTTCGACATCGTGGAAGCGGAGGATGGCGCCGACGCATGGCGGCAGCTGCGGGACGGCTTGCGGCCTGCTATCTGCTTTTGCGACCTGCGCATGCCCAATATGTCGGGCATGGAGTTGCTGCAGCACGTCAAAGGCGATGCAGACCTGAAGGGCATGCCGTTCGTGCTGGTGACGTCGGCCTCCGACAAGGACACCTTGCAGGAAGCCACCCAGGCCGGCGCCGCCGGCTACATCGTCAAGCCGTTCCAGGCGGAGCAGGTGCGCGTGCACCTGGCCGGCTTCCTCGACCAGGCGGCCAGCGGTTCCGGACACCAGGCCGAGGACCCGGTGGAGACATTGCGCCGCCTGGGCATCAACGCCGAGCGCCTGCTGGTGTACCTGAGCGGGTTTCACAACCAGCTGGCCGCCGCCGGCGGCGATCTCGAAGCGCTGCTCGCCGGTGGCGGCCAGCACGAAGCGCAGGCGCGCATCGACCGGCTGCACGCCGGCTGCGTGACCCTGGGCCTGGACGGCGCCGCCGCCGCGCTGAAGGGTTTTGCGCCGGGCCGCTTGTCCAACGAGGCGGTTCAGGCGGTGCTGTCGGACGTGATACGCGCGGTCGATCAACAGGCCGAATCGGTCCGCAAGAGCACCTCCGCCTGA